CCTCGCCCTTGACCACCATGCGTTCCTGGAGTTGGCCGGCAGCGAGCTTCTCGGAGACGAGGGCGGCATGGCTGACCGGGCTGACCACGTTGCGGGTGACGTACCAGGCGACGGCGCCGACCATAAGCGCCAGGGCGGCGGCGCCAGCGAGCAGCACGTTCTGGATCTCATCGAGCGTCTTCTGCGCGGTGTTCAGGTCGTAGATGAGGTAGAGCTCGTAGACCGTGCCGTTGAACGTCACCTTGTTCCCGACGGCGATGCCGGGGCGGTCCTCGGTGCCCACGGGGAACTCCGTGGAGGCCCAGAACTGGTCCTTGCCGGAGTCCTGCACTGCCTTGCGCAGCTCGGGCGGGATCACGCTGATGGTGAGCTGGTCGGAGGCCCGCGATTCGACCCAGCGGTTGCGCGGCTTCGTCTGTTCCGGCATGGCCTCGAAGACATAGCGGCGCTGGATCACCGAGCCGCGGCCTTCTACGGCGTTCAGGGTGTCGTAGACGAGGGTGATGACGCTCGACTGGTCGGTGACCTGCGCGCCGTCGAACGTGTCCTGGACCTGCTTGACGTTGTAGCGGGTCTCGGACTCCGCCTGTGCCAGCCGTTCCTGGAAGAGATTGTTGGCGATCTGGTTCGAGAGGTAAGCGCCGACGACGGCGAACGAGCCCACCGCCAGCAGGAGGGTGGTCAGCACGGTGCGGAACTGCAGCGAGCGCCGCCAGCGCCGGTGCAGGGCGCGCAGCAGGTACCGGGTCCCGGGCAACACCTTGGACGCCCCGGTGCGCACCAGCCGCGCCACCCTGGCGGTGACGATCCGGGCGCGGCGGGCCCAGATGCCGGCACGGAAGAGCGCGGACTGGCCCTGGGACGGCGACGGCGGGGCCGCGCTTTCGCTGTCCGGGGCGGCCCGGGCAGCAGTAGTCTCCGGCGCTGACGCACGCTCCGGGGCTTGCCCCGGGTGGCCGTCCGCCGGCTCAGGAACCTGCTTTGTAGCCGACACCACGGACCGTCAATACAACTTCAGGGGCTTCGGGATCGCGTTCGATCTTGGAGCGCAGGCGCTGGACGTGGACGTTGACCAGGCGGGTGTCCGCCGCGTGCCGGTAGCCCCAGACCTGTTCCAGCAGCAGTTCACGGGTGAAGACCTGCCACGGTTTGCGGGCCAGGGCGACGAGCAGGTCGAATTCCAGCGGGGTCAGCGAAATCCGCTCGCTGTTGCGGCTGACGACGTGGCCGGCGACGTCGATGGTTACGTCCGCGATGCGCAGTGTCTCGGGGGCTTTCTGGTCGCCGGGACGCAGCCGCGCCCGGACCCGCGCCACAAGTTCGGCCGGCTTGAACGGTTTGGGAACGTAGTCGTCGGCACCCGACTCGAGGCCGCGCACCACGTCGGACGTGTCCGACTTTGCCGTCAGCATGACAATCGGGACATCAGACTCGGAGCGGATCTGGCGGCACACTTCGATGCCGTCCATGCCCGGAAGCATCAGGTCCAGCAGTACGAGGTCCGGCTTGGAGGAGCGGAAGACCTCGAGCGCCTGCCCGCCGTCCGCGCAAAAGACGGGGTCGAAGCCGTCGTTGCGCAGCACAATACCGATCATCTCGGCCAGCGCCTCGTCATCGTCCACTACCAAAATCCGTGCCTTCATACATTACATATTCCCCTATTGAAATGGCTTTGTCGTATTCCGGCAGTCCCCGGCATGGCGCGCGCGGCCGCACGTCGTGCCGCGACCCGGCCGCTTGCACCCGCAACTGCGGGCCTTGCTGGACCCCCCGAACTGGCCCGGGTGCTTGCGGCGGGCGCGCGAAACTATAGGCTGGGGGCAAGCCAGGCCCGGACTGACGCCGGGGACCGCGGGTTGCCGGGCAACGGGCACCGGGCTGCGGGCATCCGGTGGGCAATTTTCTTGGGGAGGAAAAGCTTGTCTGAGCAGGAACCTACCGAGCCGCAGCAGTGGGGCGGCCGCCCGCAATGGGGCGCGCAGCCCCCGTGGGGAGACCCGCCGCAACCGACCCAGCCGTCCCCGTGGGGAAGCCCGCCCGCGTGGGGGGCATCG
The nucleotide sequence above comes from Arthrobacter sp. KBS0702. Encoded proteins:
- the mtrB gene encoding MtrAB system histidine kinase MtrB, which encodes MVSATKQVPEPADGHPGQAPERASAPETTAARAAPDSESAAPPSPSQGQSALFRAGIWARRARIVTARVARLVRTGASKVLPGTRYLLRALHRRWRRSLQFRTVLTTLLLAVGSFAVVGAYLSNQIANNLFQERLAQAESETRYNVKQVQDTFDGAQVTDQSSVITLVYDTLNAVEGRGSVIQRRYVFEAMPEQTKPRNRWVESRASDQLTISVIPPELRKAVQDSGKDQFWASTEFPVGTEDRPGIAVGNKVTFNGTVYELYLIYDLNTAQKTLDEIQNVLLAGAAALALMVGAVAWYVTRNVVSPVSHAALVSEKLAAGQLQERMVVKGEDEVARLGASFNHMAASLQEQITQLATLSQMQQRFVSDVSHELRTPLTTVRMAAEVLYDARDDFDPVNKRSAELLYNQVERFQSLLADLLEISRFDAGVAMLDAEPTDIVQLITHVMEGVAPVAAEYGSEVTLNAPEGSIVVEMDDRRIDRILRNLVLNALEHGEGKPVNISVAANDTAVAVAVRDRGIGMTSAEAARVFDRFWRADPARARTTGGSGLGLSIATEDTKLHNGWLQAWGKKGSGSNFRLTLPLRQGEAIAKSPLQLEPADVGMTSGPGKQMMLLLDAAVTVPRPAGGPNGAAGFNGTGSKGTGEQP
- the mtrA gene encoding MtrAB system response regulator MtrA, producing MKARILVVDDDEALAEMIGIVLRNDGFDPVFCADGGQALEVFRSSKPDLVLLDLMLPGMDGIEVCRQIRSESDVPIVMLTAKSDTSDVVRGLESGADDYVPKPFKPAELVARVRARLRPGDQKAPETLRIADVTIDVAGHVVSRNSERISLTPLEFDLLVALARKPWQVFTRELLLEQVWGYRHAADTRLVNVHVQRLRSKIERDPEAPEVVLTVRGVGYKAGS